The Lentisphaera araneosa HTCC2155 region TCACCGCTACATCTACAAATTACTGGATAAACTTGGCGTAAAAGAGGAAAAAGACGACGTTTCTCAGGAAGTCATGTTAACGATCTGGAAAAAGTTAGATACCTATGACCGAGAACGCTCTAAATTTCGGACTTGGCTTTCTTCTATCATTCGTATTACCGTCTTGAAAAGCTGGCAACAAAAGCATAAAAAGCAAAATATTGATGGTGGTGACAGTCTGCATGGTATTCCAGATGAAAAATCATTTATGGATTTTGCAGAAGAAGAATGGAAGCATTTTATCATGCAGAGAGCCATGGATAACATCAGCAAAGATTTTAAAGGAAAAGCCATGGAAGTTTTTCAGTTAAGTTTAAGTGGCTTGACTGTTGATCTAATTGGCGACAAGCTGGAGCTCAGCAAATCATCTGTCTATACCCTCAAAAAAAGAGTAAAAAAACGCCTTTTAGAGGAAGTTTATTTCTTACAGAAAGACATGGGCTAGCATGAGCGATTCCTATAATAAAAATCTGCTTGATCTCTTTGATATCGTCGAAACTGGCGACGATAATAAAATAGCCAATAATCCCGACTGCGAAGAACTCGAAAATATTGAGAATCGTTACGACAAGCATGAACTCGCCGGCCAAGGCGGTATAAAAAAAGTTTGGGCGGCAAAAGATAACTTCTCAAAAAGGATTATTGCCTATGCCGAACCCCGCGACGACATCCACCCGGTATTTTACGATAGCCTTTTAAAAGAAGCCTGGCTCACTTCCTCTCTGCAGCATCCTAATATCATCAAGATTCATGATGTCGGCATAAATAGCGATCAAAAGCCTTTTTTCACCATGGACTTTAAGCGTGGCCAAAACCTGGCCTCTTGGCGATTTGCGCAGAAAAAAATTGACTTGGATCAATGTCTCGACATCTTTTTAACTACCTGCGAAGCCATCGAACACGCTCATTCCAAAGGCATTATCCACCTCGACCTTAAACCGGAAAATATTCAGCTCGATTCCTTTTCAGAAATAGTTGTCTGTGATTGGGGTATGGGACAGAAAGTATCTGATGCTGAAATGAGTTCATCTAAAGAAATCTCTGAACTTTCCGAAGCGACGGAGAGCACTATTGGCGGTACGCCTGGCTTTATGGCACCAGAACAAATAAAACGGGACGAAACTCCTACTCAAGCTGCAGATATATACGGTCTTGGAGCCCTGCTTTATTATCTCATTAGCGGAAAAAGGTGCCATGAAGGAGAATCGGCAGAAGAGCTGATAAAGTCTACTTTGGAAAATACTCCGAGAAAATTACGCGAGCGCTTTCCTGACTTAAAAGTTTCCAAAACTCTCGATCAAATCATCCAGCGCTGCTTACAGCTGAAAGTTAGTGAGCGCTACCAATCAGTCAGTGCCATTATAGATGATTTGCGTTTATTCTTAAAACAACGACCAACAAGTTTTGAAAATGAAAATAAACTCTTCTGTACCTGGCTATTCTATAAGAGACAAAACTTACTTTGTAACTTAGCCTTGGTCATCTTGCTTATTGTAAGTCTAAGTGTCAACTGGTTTTCTCAGAGGATTCAGGCCGAAGCCCAGCAACGCCAACTACAGGAAGTCAGAGCTTTAAAAGCTGAAAACAAAGCTCTTCTTGCAGAGGATGAAATTCAGCGCAAAATTGAAGAAATTTTTAAAATTAGAGACCAAAGCCGCGAACAAAAAAAAGCCAAAGCCAATGAACTGAATGATCTGGTAGACAATATAAAACGTAGGACTATGTACTTAAAAACCAAGGAAGCAGTTAATATCATGGAGGAATTATCGAGCTTGGCTATGACACTGGACCCCGACTCTCATATGGCCAAACATCAAATGGCCGAAGTCCACTTCATTCAACTCAACACGGCTGAAACCAAGAGAATGCTCAAGCACTACACGCCGGATTCAGATAAACTTCTGCAAGTCTTTCAAGACTGCCCATCCTTAAATTTCACTAGACATAAACGCCCTTCAAAGCAAGAGCTTATAGATTTCTTAAAAGCTATAAATTACAATGGACATGGTCATATTTTAGCTCAAAGGGTTATACTATACGATTATGAAATACGAAGCGAATTCAAACCCGTTAAAGATTATGAGGGTGTAGTTCAAGCTTATTTTGAGGCTGGGGCCCAAGCCATGGCATCTTTTGTCTACGATTACGACAAAGCCAATCGCCGCTTGACTCTTAATGTTCATAATCCAGATAAAAACAATCCTGCGCCAAGATTATTTTTAACCCAATACCTTGATCTGGATACTCTTGTCCTGAAAGGCGACATCTGTAACTTAACCGGCTTAAGACGTGCAAAAATCACCACCCTGGACATTTCTCAGCACTTACCCTTTCTGACTATAGAAATTGATCGTAATCTTTATAACCACCCAACACTCAAAACTATTATTTTAAAATCCGGAAGCTACCCCGAATCCGTCATCAATCGACTCAAGAGTTTTTACGAACTCGTATTTATTCCCTAGTCCCATACAAATTGACGCTCAGCACGAAAAAAAAATTATGTGCTGTCCCAAAAACTTCTATTACCTGTATTAACTACCAAAATAAGTGTTTGCAATGACTTAATCATTGATTCACCGAGAGAGCGTAGCTTACACCCAATATCCTATCCTCCCTAAATATCACACTTAAAAGGAATTAAATGAAATTAAAAACGCAAGGAACTAACATGAGATTTTTTACCTCTATCGCATTCTTCATATGTGCTGCATTACACGCCGCAGAAAGGCCGAATATTTTATGGATTGTTGTGGAGGATATGTCATCCCATTTTAATTATAATGGCGAAAAGCTGGTCCATAGCCCACATGTCGACCGCCTAGCCAAAGAAGGTCAAGTTTTCACCAATGCCTACATTACCGCGCCTGTTTGTTCTGCAGCAAGATCAGCCATGATTACCGGCATGTATCAGACTGCCATTGGAGCTCATCACCACAGGAGTTCACGGGGAAAAATAAAAATCCACCTGCCCAAGCACATCAAAACAATTCCGGAACTCTTTAAAGCTGCCGGTTACTACACCTGTAACGGCAGTGAGCACCCTGGGAAATACGGTAAAGAAGACTACAATTTCTCCTTCAAGAAAAGTGATCTCTACGATGGCCCTGACTGGTCGGGCCGTAAAAAAGGTCAGCCCTTTTTCGCTCAGATTCAATTGCGCGGCGGCAAAATTCGCAATGTCGATAAGTGGTATAAGCAAATTGAACCCGCACTTACAAATGTGATCAGCAAAGATCAGGTCGAGTTACCCCCTTATTACCCGGATGTAGAAGCTTTTAAGCAGGACTGGGCCATTTATTTGAACAGCGTGCAGTATACCGACCTGGAGGTCGGCAAAATCATGCAGCGCCTTAAAGAAGATAAGCTCTTAGACAACACCATCATTTTCTTTTTAACTGACCACGGTATCAGTCAAGCAAGAGGAAAACAATTCTGCTACGATGAAGGTGCTAAAGTCCCCTTCATCGTCTGGGCTCCCCAAAAATTAAAACCCAAGCTACGCGAAGAACTCATTGCTCATATAGATATGTCTGCTAGTTCTCTGTATTTTGCCGGCATTGATATCCCCGCTTACATGCAGGGCAGAACTCTATTTGGAGATCAGGCTCAGCAGCGCAATTATGTTATTTCAGCTAGAGACCGCTGCGATGAAACCGTTGACCGCATTCGCAGTGT contains the following coding sequences:
- a CDS encoding RNA polymerase sigma factor — its product is MNTYVTSHTLLTRTMDHEDSEAWEVFVERYHRYIYKLLDKLGVKEEKDDVSQEVMLTIWKKLDTYDRERSKFRTWLSSIIRITVLKSWQQKHKKQNIDGGDSLHGIPDEKSFMDFAEEEWKHFIMQRAMDNISKDFKGKAMEVFQLSLSGLTVDLIGDKLELSKSSVYTLKKRVKKRLLEEVYFLQKDMG
- a CDS encoding serine/threonine-protein kinase, which encodes MSDSYNKNLLDLFDIVETGDDNKIANNPDCEELENIENRYDKHELAGQGGIKKVWAAKDNFSKRIIAYAEPRDDIHPVFYDSLLKEAWLTSSLQHPNIIKIHDVGINSDQKPFFTMDFKRGQNLASWRFAQKKIDLDQCLDIFLTTCEAIEHAHSKGIIHLDLKPENIQLDSFSEIVVCDWGMGQKVSDAEMSSSKEISELSEATESTIGGTPGFMAPEQIKRDETPTQAADIYGLGALLYYLISGKRCHEGESAEELIKSTLENTPRKLRERFPDLKVSKTLDQIIQRCLQLKVSERYQSVSAIIDDLRLFLKQRPTSFENENKLFCTWLFYKRQNLLCNLALVILLIVSLSVNWFSQRIQAEAQQRQLQEVRALKAENKALLAEDEIQRKIEEIFKIRDQSREQKKAKANELNDLVDNIKRRTMYLKTKEAVNIMEELSSLAMTLDPDSHMAKHQMAEVHFIQLNTAETKRMLKHYTPDSDKLLQVFQDCPSLNFTRHKRPSKQELIDFLKAINYNGHGHILAQRVILYDYEIRSEFKPVKDYEGVVQAYFEAGAQAMASFVYDYDKANRRLTLNVHNPDKNNPAPRLFLTQYLDLDTLVLKGDICNLTGLRRAKITTLDISQHLPFLTIEIDRNLYNHPTLKTIILKSGSYPESVINRLKSFYELVFIP
- a CDS encoding sulfatase: MRFFTSIAFFICAALHAAERPNILWIVVEDMSSHFNYNGEKLVHSPHVDRLAKEGQVFTNAYITAPVCSAARSAMITGMYQTAIGAHHHRSSRGKIKIHLPKHIKTIPELFKAAGYYTCNGSEHPGKYGKEDYNFSFKKSDLYDGPDWSGRKKGQPFFAQIQLRGGKIRNVDKWYKQIEPALTNVISKDQVELPPYYPDVEAFKQDWAIYLNSVQYTDLEVGKIMQRLKEDKLLDNTIIFFLTDHGISQARGKQFCYDEGAKVPFIVWAPQKLKPKLREELIAHIDMSASSLYFAGIDIPAYMQGRTLFGDQAQQRNYVISARDRCDETVDRIRSVRSGDFKYIRNFYPKRPHLQPCQYKDGKPWMPVLRQLQAEGKLNDLQEKLLFSPTRPEEELYELSSDKWELKNLAGDPKYKNKLQEMRCILANWIIESDDQGRFPEAEEQYDSDMAATRKSEIKDKNMALMKKWQSEGK